The Chanos chanos chromosome 3, fChaCha1.1, whole genome shotgun sequence genome segment TGTGAATTTACAAACTTGCACAAACTtataaacagtggcaaactggccataattcCCAGTTTGCATTCcagtctgttttttccttgtactgGTGATATTCCCATTTGGATaatgccgtctcaaatgagtCATCATGTTCGACGTACTGCCGGCAACACGCAGTCCACTGGAAGACCGAAACATTCCCAAACAGGAGACCTGAAGGATACGGGAGGGTcctcaagctctggctttgcggtCGCCATATTTATGAGGCTGCGTCACAGAACGTGTGCTacttcagttgctaagttacggctccgttatggaatcggagaggaaactTTAGTTTTTGATTTTAGTTCcatatacagaaatgtagaagagagggcgcACTGTATCTTATGAAGTATCACTTTGTTCACTAACGTTTTggtcgactgaccatcagagcataaaaaaagtTATGCATGTTACATGTGTGGTTAAAGCTCAACCCTGGATGTGCACCGAACCCAACATCCTGTAGCCCTAACTTTAAATAGAGTAATCATTTTtttgatttacatgtgttatagtgttaactgtgaaatgaaaaatgagttttgttagtgacgtaatgagagctcaacaggctgcacctgcagtGCTGACAGTGaggtggggtttggggggggtaTCGCAGTTCCGTCTTCTGAAACCGCAACACCGTGGAGGATCGTATCACGGTTTCGGTCTCAGTTTCCAAACCGTTACACCTTTAACCTTTACCCATACTGAGCTTCAGTCTGGATTTGCTTTGGTTGGGTTTTAAAAACATCTTGTCTGTTTGACACTGATGTCTAATATGTGACCAATGATTCTGGTTTTGTTCAGGCGTAGGAGGTGAAGAAGTGTTTCTCTGTCCACCCACAGCTTTCTCACAGAAGAGGGCTCTATTCAGACCAGccagtttaaacagagagatcTGCTCTCACTCCTAAACCAATTTAAACAGAGAGATCTGCTCTCACTCCTAAAccagtttaaacagagagatttgCTCTCACTCCTAAACCAGTTTAAACAGAGCATCTGTTCACACTCCTAAACAAGCCCTATGGTAATGGACTGCATCAAAAATTTTCACAAAAAGTCTTGTGTAATGACCCTTATGTTTGACTTTAATGCGATAATAACGGGTATTACTTAAACAAAACTGGACTGCATCATTTTCTGCATGTTTTGCTTTACAATGGGTCAAATAAAGTCATTTAGTTTAATTACTCAATAAAGTAGCTCTTAAATGCAGTAGAGTTTCCTCTGACTGCTGACGGACTAAAACTACAGAATCATAAAGTAAAATTCTCTGAAACACAGTATTAACATCTCCCTGTGTGGacacaggaagagaaaacacaggaatataaaacatttaacaatCACGAGAAAGTAGGTGTCTGTTTAATCAAACTAATTTCATGAAAACATTCACCACATTTCTCAACATCATCTCCTTATCTCCAGCAGTATGCGAGGGGGACATAAAGCCAGCGTAACACACGTGGACTCAGGGGGTTTCGACAGGAAGGCACAACATCGTGCAGAACACAGCATCCAACAGGCCTGGTCTACAAACCAGCCCTGTCTCTCCCGAGCCCACAGACACTCTGCTGATATCACAATGGCTCTAAGGGCATGATCCAAAGGTGAAGAACTACAGGGGAGAACTGCAACAATCCGTgtttacaaaagaaaagaaaagaaaaataaaaaagacaaaaagaaaagaggaaaaggctCCTGGAGGCAGAGACTTCAGTCCACCCCACACACAGCAACCGGGCCACAGCAAtgtccccaaaacacacactccctcctcCATGCCGGTGTAGTCGTCCTGTTCATCCATATCAGCATCTCCTCATCTCTTCAGCTGCAGCCCTCGGCCAAAACTCGGCTACTCTGAGAATAAAATAGTGAAAGCCATGATGACGCAGCAGCACGCCACGTACGGGCTCTTCCGCTCACCTGAAAGACAAGGGATCAATGAAAACTGTTCATttcaaataataacaataataataataataaacaaaaaacaaccatttgAATAACGACTGATAGTACGCTGCGTCTAAAGAGAATCTCACCTATTCTTGCACATTTCCAGAAAATCCCAAGAAATctgcaaataaacaagaaaagggaagctgtttttgaatgttGAGGTCATGGTACATGTTattgtaagtatgtgtgtgtctgtgtgtgacaggacagAGCAGCATCCAAACCCTCAGTGTGACCTGTGGGACCGTACTAGGCTTACTGATACCTCCTCCTGTAGAGCTTATTCTCACATCACTGCAATGTCTGCACATCTGACCTGTAAACAACACCCCCACTCTGTCTGCCAGCTGAGAGACTCCACACCCTTCACCCTTAACTCAGGTTTGGATTGCtaataatgaaaacactgaGTGTAGTTCAGAGCtaagctgtgtttttgtgatgaAGTCTGACTGAGAAACTCTGAATGATGCAACCAACAGGTTCAGAAAGACGGCACCGACAGTCTTGTGGAAACCGTGTGCTTAGGACGACTCGTCAGGCAGACCCGATGCCTGAGACTAGAGGTGTTAAGACacagctcctcacacacagccttctcactgtgacacagctcctcacacacagccttttcCCTGTGACacagctcctcacacacagccttttcCCTGTGACacagctcctcacacacagccttttcCCTGTGACacagctcctcacacacagtcttttccCTGTGACacagctcctcacacacagccttttcCCTGTGACacagctcctcacacacagccttttcCCTGTGACacagctcctcacacacagccttttcCCTGTGACacagctcctcacacacagccttttcTCATCTCTACAGGGTCTCTGATAACAGACAAAGATCTCTctaccaacacccccccccccccccccccggtaagatgtgaaaataaaattgttCAGTCACATGATGCATGCagtatcagtttttttttcttgctcctCATTTGCACTTAAAGAACAAAGGCTGGCTGTATCAGACCATCTGAGAAATTTGAGAGGCTCTGTCTGCCTGGGGGAGCTGTAAGatcttcacaaaaacaaaaaaaggtgcATTGTACAGGACTCTGGGCATGTGCTAAAGTCCCAGTGTTCATGCCTTACACCTTCCCTGGGTTTCTGCTCCCAAGATCACTCCACACAACCCTGCCTGCCATCCCATTTCCCAACGACACCTCGTCTAACTCACACTCAGACTTTCTCCCAAAGACAAGCACTGACCCCAGGGCAGGGTTAGTAatcagagtcagtcagtcaatgaGCACAAGCACTGACCCCAGGGCAGGGTTAGTGatcagagtcagtcagtcaatgaGCACAAGCACTGACCCCAGGGCAGGGTTAGTGatcagagtcagtcagtcaatgaGCACAAGCACTGACCCCAGGGCAGGGTTAGTGATCAGAGTCAGTCACTCAACGAGCACAAGCACTGACCCCAGGGCAGGGTTAGTGATCAGAGTCAGTCACTCAACGAGCACAAGCACTGACCCCAGGGCAGGGTTAGTGatcagagtcagtcagtcaatgaGAGGGACTCCACAGAATCACTGGGTACACTGCATATTCCCTGCCATGGATGAATACTCCATTCTGATTGGTCGATGGGTGGCCATTGTCTTTATGTTTTGACCTCTGATCATGTTCCCTCATATCTTATCACTTTATacaaagccagaaaaaaaatcacactctGGCTTATGGTTGCTTGGTGGTTGTTATGGTAATCTATGCTGTTGCTAAGTGACTGAAATGAGAACTAGTCCTTTGTGGAAAATGATAAGTGTAGCGGACAGTAATCACATGGTAAGCAGGATATGAGTGTGGGTGAATCAGTGCTTTAAATAAGCTTTGTCAGGCTGGGTGAGAGCCCTCCAGCCATCACAGGGATCTATCTCCATGTCCCTCACAACATTCAAcggaaaaatcaaacaaagacaaactcCGCTGGTTTGGTCCTGGTGTATGTATGCGACCACGTCCAGTCAGACGGCGTGAAACGCTCATAAGCATGCAGTGCTCTGGTAGTTTGTTAAAGACACCTACCCAGTTTTGTTCTTATCGAGCAGACTGGGCGCCAGCGCACGAATATAGGCGCACGTGCAGATGAGCAGCAAGATGACCGTGAGCAGGCTCTGGAAATTAAAAATGgcagactgcaaaaaaaaaaagaaaaaaaaaaaaaaaagaaagaaaaatgccaATTAAACCATCTGACCTCAGTTAAGTTTTGAACGTCAGCCAAACGCACTCTTACTGTAATGTTAATACATGTAGTGCAGCTGGTCATGCCGACAGACAGCAGGTGACACTCCACACTCCAGTTAATGATGGACTGGTATGGCACAGGGATTCACCCCACAGCATGTTAATATATTCAAGATTTAAGATTTAAGAATTGATTTGTCAAATGCTTGATTGTATAAGTACAGCAGCAGTGGAATGAACAGCAACAGCTGCGACACCAACAACTGTTCAAACATAAAGCAtcaataaaaattaaataagaaGAAATATAAAAACTAACCCTTTATACAGgtataataaaattaaataagaaGAAATATAAAAACTAAACCTTTATACAAgtataataaaattaaataagaagaaatataaaaaataaacctATGGACAGGTAAGTAACAGAGACAGAATAATAACTAACGCTGTATACAGAGAAGCACCATTGTAGTGTAACAATATGAAGTgacagtataaacagtataaTCAGTATGAACAGTTTGCATTGAGGCGCAGCGAAGGTGCCCTGTGCAAAAGGTGCAGGTGTATAACAGTTTGGAATGTAAGGTGCTGCAAAGATCCCGTGTGCAGGAtatgtgttgggtgtgtgttgggtatgtgttgggtgtgtgttgaatgGGTTTATAAGTGTTTATAGTCCGTATGGCCTGGGGGAAGAAGctccctctcatcctctctgtttTGGCCATGATGGGGCGGTTGTCGTCATAACGACAATAACATTCTGATGTAAAGTCCCACCACAAATCATTGGAGAGATGCGATGGGACAGTCACTTgagacattttcaaacatttggCGAAAGCAAACAACTGCACAAGAAAATACGAAGTAGAGCCGAGTATGCCTGAGTAAACCTTAGGGCTTGCCTGCAGACTATTACGTGCGGTTAACTGCGCCGACTTTACCTTCGCGAAGTTACAGCAAGTTACGGCCACCGCGCGTTTCTCCACAGGTGTAAGAATGGAAATACGGTGCACTAGTTATATGCGCTTCTTACCTTAAACTGTTTTAGTATTAAATTACCAGTTGTACCTCCTCAAACATTAAAAGGCTAAACACATTAACTAACGGGACGGGTTTACTAACTTGCTAGCTCCGACAGCTAGCACCATCACCATTTGTTAGTTAGTTTACTTTTTATGACTTGAAAACATGTATTGAAGGAAACATGGAGTAAACATCAAGACTGCAGATAAGAGTGGTTATGTAGCAGAACTTGTGCATTTCTACTGGTGTAACTGAACAAATTGGAAGTAAACGTTCGTACAAGACATCACAAAAGTGTCTTACCATTTTGACGAAAGCCACCTCACACTTCCTGTGTGCGGAGGAAGTTGCGTGAGTTACTACAGAAGCCCAGAGAGCCTTAAATATCTTGGATAAAGAGCGCAGTATTCTTTCTTTATCCTCAGAGAGCTCTACGGTTAGTTATCGTCTCGTTGGTTCGGCAGAATAAGACAACAACCTAAACGTCGGCATGGACTAAGACTTGGACAACAGAGAGTTTAAAGCACTATATTAAAACAGTTCGTTTATGGTATGTTTTTGCTACATGGCAACCAGAGTTAGCTGGGTTAGCAACCAATGAATTCTCTAATCTTGATAACAGTTTCTTACACAGTTCTTTCAGCACGTTTGGGTTAAGCATACATTCACGACTTAACAAACAATGCAAGTATAAACAACTCGCCGATGTAAAACGTGTTTGGGTTGTTAAAACCTATGGAGTTGCTCCGATTCAAGTTTAACTGGCAGAGCACGGTGGTTTAACCCTCTACGAGCCGGACAAGCTAATGCGAGGTTGTTATGAGGCTTGTCCTGCTCTAAACATGATTCAGATACAGAAGATTAAATGGAAACAAGCCGCGACGAATCCTAAGatcgtactctctctctcttccatctgATAACTGACGTAGGCGCAGTTATTAAGGAAATAGACTCTCAATGGTAAACTGCCACTTTAGAAATTGAAGACCGTTTTATGAAGACTGTTTCTAAATACAGATTTTCTTTCCACCGTTTTTCTGTAAATACTAGCACCGACTAATATAGAACAACACAGGCAAATACGAAGTTCATTTTTAGTAGGCTCTGCCTGGACAACCTTTAATTTTGGGTGAAAGACTCAcgttcaaatgaatgaaatgaatagcagCATTTTAGGGCGACTCTGCTTGCTTTGCGTCAACATGTTATATGACGGGTGACCAAAGATCGAACGTTTTAGGGCATGTGGATATAAATGAGCGAATTTACAGTTACCGTCTCTCCCTCAGGCCGAGTAGGCGCGTCCTACGGCTCTTTGGCCGTTTAGAAGTTTTACGGTGAGGATTTAAAATAGTAGGTGTACGTTTTGTTTCACAGACGCAAACTTTTAAAGATTCCGTCTGGAAAATCaccataatattttttttctcatgaatgTAAGTAGTGAACTGTCACATTGTTCTCAGTTTGAACCGCattacatgtttatttcaatAGATAATTATCCTACTGAGTTCATATGCATGACTCTGACGGGCATGTTCTTAAACTTTCTACATTTGGAAGTTTTTAAAGATTAAAGGAAGGGTAAAATACAGGAGAGCAAACCCAACTTTTTACTGTTTACTGCTGATGTTTTCGAACGGATGTGTTTTAATCACTAAAGATGATGATCAAAGAGATGTCCTGTCTGATGGTGCTGCTGTCAGTTCTAAGCCGTGTCGGTCTGGGCTGAAATGTAAGGTCATTGGTATTTCAGGTTTGAAGTGTGGTGTCAGAGGAGAATGTGTGCATATAAGCGGCCGGGACCATCTGCTGTGAGCGTGTGGTTTACAGGACCCGAGAATGACGGGAATGTATTTTAATGATACTACTGTGACTGTCATTTCAAACAGCGCACACACGTGTCATTAGAGAACCCTCATTGTCTCTGACAACTAGCCCGGGTTCTCGTAACTATAAATCTGAGTCAGTCATGTTTTTATTGCAGTCCCTGGTACCTCTGTACACGTATGAGCGTGTTCAAACGCTGgagctgacctttgaccctgtcAGGCTGGCAGACACTGAGCTCCgtggtcatatatatatatatttttttttaattgtttgggggttttttgccaGAGGTTAAAGGATTAAGACACAGATTTCAGACCTTCCATGTGCATGAATTTTCCGATTCCATTCATAATGTCCCATCTGCCTGATTTTTCTGGTTGTATTCATAACTCTAGAGTTTCTGTCTGGCATTTTACTCAATGAGTTAggagttctgtttctgttctagTCGCCCAATTGGCTACAAGTTTCATGATTGTACGTAATTGTTGCTTTGGAAGTACAAACAGTGGTTGAGATTTGAGCTGTTTGAGCGGCCTGTGTGTTACGCTGGCTGCTATGCTGATGGTCTGAACTGGTCTGAACGGAACACATACCCTGCTCCCCCCTCCTTATCGCTGCTCCGTCTTCTGTGTCCACATTTAGAAAGCGCCTGATACCACGGTGCTGGAGCCTGTTGTCTTTGGCTTCTTTGGACGGCCACATCCTGTCTGGCCTGTGCGTTGGCCAGCGGGGAGCCCGGCCTGATGCCAGCGCGGAGATAGCAGGCCGCGCCGTTCCCTCGGCCAGGCATTGTTTTCTCAACGGGACTGATTCATGTGCCCGGAGCTCAGGGCTCCTGCTGGAGATGAGAGATGTCCTCACATCTCAGAGTTTTCTCAGGCTtggtgtgcatgtttgtgaatTTAAAGTTAGAGAAATTCTAAAAGTTTGTTATAAAACATCCTGACACACAGTATGTCAAGCCTGGGGCTCCTCCCCCTCCTGTCCTCCTGTCTCAGTGGCGTTTTTGGCTGAGTCTGAGGGGCATGTGTGATTGACAGATGCTCTGTCATTACAGAGGATGGACAGtgtctgggttagggttagtgcaGATGGTACAGTAACTAATGTACAGGCCTTTCATCAGAGAGCATGCACTGTCTGTGGGTATGCTGATTTACATTGGTTCTTCTAGTCATTTAAAATGTGCCTGTTCTTTGGAAGGTATGGGGAGATAAGATGAGTATCTGAGAAGTGAAAGACAAACAGCTGTGAGCTTTCAGtttgagtgcgtgcgtgcgtgcgtgtgtgtgtgtgtgtgtgtgtgtgtgagttagaaagagagtgtaaatgcgtgtgtctgtgtgacagtgagtgtgtgtgtgtctgtgtgtgagagagtgagtgtaaatgtgtgtgactctgtgtgagagtgagtgtgtgtctgtgtgagagagagtgtaaatgtgtgtgactgtgtgtgagaaagagagtgtaaatgtgtgtgcacaccagagagtgactgactgtgtgcatgagagggagagacagacagagagagaaagagagagagagagaaagagagagagggagggagggagagagggagggagagagacagagagactcgatgagagagacagtgactgaatgagtctgtgacagagagagattgtatgtgtgtaagacagtGAGTGATTTTcctgagagaatgagtgtgtgtgtataagacagagagagtgattttcctgagacagtgtgtgtgtgtgagtgtgagatggtgacagagagagagtgattgaatgagtgtatgtgtgagtgtgacagagagagcgcgcgtgtgtgtgtggtagtgtctgatagagtgagagagagagagagactgtgtgggTGATTGATGG includes the following:
- the tmem167a gene encoding protein kish-A, with product MSAIFNFQSLLTVILLLICTCAYIRALAPSLLDKNKTGFLGIFWKCARIGERKSPYVACCCVIMAFTILFSE